One Chloroflexota bacterium DNA window includes the following coding sequences:
- the tkt gene encoding transketolase, producing MSAPTRNATDRVEARQQLAINTIRILAADAVQEAKSGHPGAPMGAAPMAFTLWSRFLRFDPADPRWPNRDRFVLSAGHASMLLYALLHLSGYDLPLEEIRRFRQWGSRTPGHPEVHLTPGVEATTGPLGQGFGNGVGMALAERHLAARFNRPGHEIVDHYTYAIVSDGDLEEGVASEAASLAGTLGLGKLIYLYDDNGISIDGPTDLTFTEDVGARFAAYGWHVQHVDDGNDVEAIAAAIRAAQAATAQPSLIIVRTVIGYGSPGRAGTAKAHGEPLGEEELRATKEALGWSPDTRFEVPDEARLPFRDAAARGASLHRAWEAALHEYASTYPEEAALWKRQQAGELPDSWEDALPTFAPSDGPMATRAASGRVLNAVAQRIEALIGGSADLAASNLTYLKDQGDVGPGDFQGRNVYFGVREHAMGSVANGIALHGGLIPFAATFLTFSDYMRPAIRLAAMSGLRVIYIFTHDSIGLGEDGPTHQPIEHLLALRAIPNLAVIRPADANETTEAWRIALTRPGPTALVLSRQALPILARAGLGDAGETRRGAYILAEASRTPPALILIATGSEVGIALEARADLEAHGVPTRVVSMPSWELFDAQPAPYREQVLPPGVRARVAVEAGVTLAWCRYVGETGSVVGIDHFGASAPERVLYQQFGITKDRVVAEGLRLLERTGGK from the coding sequence GTGTCGGCACCGACGCGCAACGCGACCGATCGCGTTGAGGCACGCCAGCAGCTCGCGATCAACACCATCCGAATTCTCGCCGCCGATGCCGTTCAGGAGGCGAAGTCGGGCCATCCAGGCGCCCCCATGGGGGCCGCGCCGATGGCGTTCACCTTGTGGTCGCGCTTCCTGCGTTTCGATCCGGCGGATCCGCGCTGGCCGAACCGGGACCGATTCGTCCTGTCCGCGGGCCACGCCTCGATGCTGCTCTATGCGCTCCTCCACCTCTCTGGCTATGATCTCCCGCTCGAGGAGATTCGCAGATTTCGCCAGTGGGGATCGCGTACGCCCGGGCATCCTGAGGTTCATCTCACGCCGGGCGTCGAGGCCACGACCGGCCCGCTGGGTCAGGGCTTCGGCAATGGCGTCGGGATGGCGCTCGCCGAGCGGCACCTCGCGGCGCGGTTCAATCGCCCGGGGCACGAGATCGTGGACCACTACACGTACGCCATCGTGTCGGATGGGGACCTGGAGGAGGGGGTCGCGTCCGAAGCGGCCAGCCTGGCCGGCACGCTCGGCCTTGGGAAGCTGATCTATCTGTACGACGATAACGGGATCAGCATCGACGGTCCCACCGACCTGACGTTCACCGAGGATGTCGGAGCCCGCTTTGCCGCATACGGTTGGCACGTACAGCACGTCGACGATGGAAACGACGTCGAGGCGATTGCGGCCGCGATTCGCGCAGCGCAGGCCGCGACGGCGCAGCCATCCCTCATCATCGTTCGGACGGTCATCGGCTACGGCAGCCCTGGCCGCGCCGGTACGGCCAAGGCGCACGGCGAGCCGCTCGGCGAAGAGGAGCTTCGCGCGACCAAAGAAGCACTGGGCTGGTCGCCGGACACGCGGTTCGAGGTTCCGGATGAGGCGCGGTTGCCGTTCCGCGATGCCGCCGCGCGTGGCGCAAGCCTCCACCGAGCCTGGGAAGCCGCTCTCCACGAGTACGCGTCCACGTATCCGGAAGAAGCAGCCCTCTGGAAGCGGCAGCAGGCCGGCGAACTCCCGGACTCATGGGAGGACGCGCTTCCGACCTTCGCGCCGAGCGACGGCCCGATGGCGACGCGCGCGGCGTCCGGCCGCGTGCTCAACGCCGTTGCCCAGAGGATCGAGGCGCTGATCGGCGGCTCGGCGGACCTCGCCGCCTCGAACCTCACGTATCTCAAGGACCAGGGCGACGTCGGACCCGGGGACTTTCAGGGCCGCAACGTCTACTTTGGCGTCCGCGAGCATGCGATGGGCTCGGTCGCCAACGGGATAGCCCTGCACGGGGGTCTCATTCCGTTTGCTGCTACGTTCCTGACGTTCTCTGATTACATGCGACCCGCCATTCGCCTGGCGGCGATGAGCGGCCTCCGCGTCATTTACATCTTCACCCACGACAGCATCGGCCTCGGCGAAGACGGTCCGACCCACCAACCGATCGAGCATCTCCTGGCGCTGCGCGCGATTCCGAACCTGGCCGTCATCCGTCCAGCGGATGCGAACGAAACGACCGAGGCCTGGCGAATCGCTCTCACCCGCCCGGGCCCAACCGCGCTGGTGCTGAGCCGGCAGGCCCTCCCGATCCTCGCTCGCGCCGGCCTCGGTGACGCCGGCGAGACGCGTCGAGGCGCGTATATTCTGGCGGAGGCATCCCGTACGCCGCCGGCGCTGATTCTCATCGCCACCGGATCCGAGGTGGGGATCGCGCTCGAAGCCCGGGCAGACCTGGAGGCGCACGGCGTGCCGACGCGCGTCGTCAGCATGCCGTCGTGGGAGTTGTTCGACGCGCAACCAGCCCCTTATCGCGAACAGGTCTTGCCGCCGGGTGTGCGGGCCCGGGTTGCGGTCGAGGCCGGCGTCACGCTGGCCTGGTGTCGGTATGTCGGCGAGACCGGGTCCGTGGTGGGGATCGATCATTTCGGAGCTTCAGCCCCCGAGCGCGTTCTGTACCAGCAGTTTGGGATCACCAAGGATCGAGTAGTGGCGGAAGGACTCCGTCTCCTCGAACGCACCGGGGGGAAATGA
- a CDS encoding potassium channel family protein yields the protein MASQTSHVASFARRKPQGSSPQPGADREMNNAPRPAPIAVRARRAWSRLQGQHVPRLAALSITLFALGSVAIYFAEMTSDERNIRSFGDAMWYSIVTMSTVGYGDLTPKTTLGKFIGVALMLSGMSLLFLFTATIASYLVTQRIREERGLDTIRWTDHILVCGWNQYGESVLEGLLQASGRSALIVLVNDGPEETAHELMYRNHDATIHYIHGDPAAEATLERANVRHARAAIVLTDTSRASAAADEHTTLVTLAVKSLKPDIKVTAEALEMSSEAHLRRAGADDIVISGEFNGFMLSSAALSPGMSRVVRRLLSFGEGELSHLPIPREYVGRTFADVFRLLREDSGFLTLAIVAESKAVTLDDLLTDDYSLVDEFIRQQFSEAGTEYLRFEEGEMRVLVNPPDSYVIQPDDAAIGIPRLA from the coding sequence ATGGCGAGCCAAACGAGCCACGTCGCATCGTTCGCGAGGCGGAAGCCGCAGGGGAGCAGTCCCCAGCCCGGGGCCGACCGGGAGATGAACAACGCCCCCCGCCCTGCGCCCATCGCCGTGCGCGCCCGCCGTGCGTGGAGCAGGCTGCAAGGCCAGCACGTGCCGCGCCTGGCGGCGCTCTCGATCACGCTATTCGCGCTCGGCTCCGTCGCCATCTACTTTGCCGAAATGACGAGCGACGAGCGCAATATTCGCTCTTTCGGCGACGCGATGTGGTACAGCATCGTCACGATGTCCACGGTGGGATACGGAGACCTCACGCCGAAGACAACACTGGGAAAGTTCATTGGCGTGGCGCTGATGCTGAGCGGCATGAGCCTCCTCTTTTTGTTCACGGCGACGATCGCCTCGTATCTCGTGACCCAACGGATCAGGGAGGAGCGCGGGTTGGACACGATTCGATGGACCGACCACATTCTCGTCTGCGGATGGAATCAATACGGCGAGAGCGTGCTCGAGGGGCTGCTCCAGGCCTCCGGGCGAAGCGCGCTGATCGTGCTGGTCAATGACGGGCCGGAGGAAACGGCCCACGAGCTGATGTACCGAAACCACGACGCCACGATCCACTACATCCACGGGGACCCAGCGGCCGAGGCGACCCTCGAACGCGCGAACGTTCGCCACGCGCGCGCCGCCATCGTCCTGACCGATACCTCGCGCGCCTCGGCAGCCGCGGACGAACATACGACGCTCGTCACCCTAGCCGTGAAGAGCCTCAAGCCCGACATCAAAGTGACCGCGGAGGCTCTGGAGATGAGCAGCGAGGCACACCTCCGCCGCGCGGGCGCCGACGACATCGTGATCAGCGGCGAGTTCAACGGATTCATGCTCTCCTCGGCGGCGCTTTCACCCGGAATGTCCCGCGTTGTCCGACGGCTGCTCTCCTTTGGCGAGGGGGAGCTGTCACATTTACCCATCCCGCGCGAATACGTTGGTCGCACCTTCGCCGACGTCTTTCGTTTGCTCCGCGAGGATTCGGGGTTCCTCACCCTCGCCATCGTCGCCGAGAGCAAGGCCGTTACCCTCGACGACCTGCTCACCGACGATTACTCCCTCGTCGACGAGTTCATCCGGCAGCAGTTCAGTGAGGCTGGGACCGAATATCTCCGCTTTGAAGAAGGCGAGATGCGCGTGCTCGTCAACCCGCCGGATTCCTACGTTATCCAGCCGGACGACGCAGCGATTGGGATCCCGAGACTCGCATGA
- a CDS encoding cyclic nucleotide-binding domain-containing protein — translation MTSVSVLQEMPLFAGLDEGQLARLLGVMRQSRVPVGTDILREGEQSDSMYVLARGAVEITKRLGIALAPESDRWRRKTIVRLSAPQFFGEMALLGDRERTATVSTCTDCDLLEVTKDSFDRLVETDLSMGYRLLYNVATVLCERLRRTDRDVLKLTAALSVALGNR, via the coding sequence ATGACGAGCGTCAGCGTTCTGCAGGAGATGCCGCTGTTTGCCGGGCTCGACGAGGGCCAGCTCGCTCGCCTCCTCGGGGTGATGCGCCAGTCGCGGGTACCGGTTGGAACAGACATCCTGCGCGAGGGCGAGCAGAGCGACTCGATGTACGTTCTTGCGCGGGGCGCCGTCGAGATTACGAAGCGCCTGGGCATCGCCTTAGCGCCTGAGAGCGATCGCTGGCGCCGCAAGACGATCGTGCGCCTGTCCGCGCCGCAATTCTTTGGCGAGATGGCGCTCCTGGGCGACCGCGAGCGAACGGCTACGGTCTCAACGTGCACGGACTGCGATCTGCTGGAAGTCACCAAGGACAGCTTCGACCGCCTCGTCGAAACCGACCTCTCGATGGGCTACCGGCTGCTCTACAATGTCGCCACCGTCCTCTGCGAGCGTCTCAGGCGCACGGACCGCGACGTCCTCAAGCTCACCGCCGCGCTCAGCGTTGCCCTGGGCAACCGTTGA
- a CDS encoding glutaredoxin domain-containing protein — METTRQAAGTTIRVYGTSWCPDCIVARRVLDGFDVDYEWIDITGNDEAIEFVMTINRGYRSVPTIVLPGGRTMTEPSGRELTAVLLALGYQPK, encoded by the coding sequence ATGGAGACGACGCGGCAGGCGGCGGGAACCACGATTCGCGTATATGGCACGAGCTGGTGCCCGGACTGCATCGTGGCGCGCCGGGTGCTGGACGGCTTCGATGTCGATTACGAGTGGATCGACATCACCGGTAATGACGAGGCGATCGAGTTCGTCATGACAATCAATCGCGGCTATCGCAGTGTGCCGACGATCGTGCTTCCCGGCGGGCGAACGATGACCGAGCCGAGCGGGCGCGAGCTGACCGCGGTTCTTCTGGCTCTCGGCTATCAGCCGAAGTAG
- the hemH gene encoding ferrochelatase, which translates to MTDDLVGVLLMSFGTPETLDDVPTYLSRVRGGRPVPDDLVAEMRRRFALVGGSPLTRITRAQAAALEGVLNGEEAPCAPGGPGDSGVRDPEAIERVRPRSGFRVAVGMRHAPPFIADGLAGLARAGARRIIAVILSPQYSPGIMGGYHRALDAARSEHADVQVAIAGAWYDVPEFVDALAGRLRDALGQVARPERESVPVLFTAHSLPRSIAESEPAYLDQLRDTAALVAAHAGLSTDRWRFAYQSAGHTPEPWLTPDLKDVFPLLRAAGHRTAVVAPIQFLADHLEVLYDLDVAAREQARDAGIQFVRPESLNTMPLFIRALACVVFRELEGMSQRADALARKGYG; encoded by the coding sequence ATGACTGATGACCTCGTCGGCGTGCTCCTCATGAGTTTCGGCACGCCCGAGACGCTCGACGACGTGCCGACATACCTCTCGCGGGTGCGGGGTGGTCGGCCTGTGCCCGACGATCTGGTGGCGGAGATGCGGCGCCGGTTCGCGCTCGTTGGTGGGTCTCCGCTGACGCGGATCACCCGCGCGCAGGCCGCGGCGCTGGAGGGAGTGCTCAACGGTGAAGAAGCCCCTTGCGCTCCCGGTGGGCCGGGTGATTCGGGGGTGCGCGATCCAGAGGCCATCGAACGTGTCCGGCCGCGTTCAGGGTTCCGCGTCGCGGTGGGAATGCGCCACGCGCCGCCATTCATCGCAGATGGCCTGGCAGGTCTCGCGCGGGCAGGGGCGCGTCGCATCATCGCCGTGATCCTTTCGCCACAATATTCACCCGGCATTATGGGTGGATACCACCGCGCCCTCGACGCGGCACGCTCCGAGCACGCGGACGTGCAGGTCGCCATTGCGGGCGCCTGGTACGACGTTCCCGAGTTTGTCGATGCCCTGGCCGGACGGCTGCGCGATGCCCTGGGCCAGGTTGCTCGGCCCGAGCGCGAGTCCGTGCCGGTGCTGTTTACGGCGCACAGTCTTCCGCGCTCGATCGCGGAGAGCGAGCCCGCGTACCTCGATCAGCTTCGCGATACAGCGGCCCTCGTGGCGGCGCACGCCGGGTTGTCCACCGATCGCTGGCGGTTCGCGTACCAGAGCGCCGGTCACACCCCGGAGCCCTGGCTGACACCCGACCTGAAAGACGTCTTCCCGCTGCTGCGAGCGGCTGGACATCGGACCGCCGTGGTTGCGCCGATTCAGTTTCTCGCCGACCATCTCGAGGTCCTGTACGATCTGGACGTCGCGGCGCGCGAGCAGGCCCGCGATGCCGGCATCCAGTTCGTTCGACCCGAGAGCTTGAACACGATGCCGCTCTTCATTCGCGCGCTGGCGTGCGTGGTGTTTCGCGAGTTGGAGGGAATGTCTCAACGCGCCGACGCGTTGGCTCGAAAGGGGTATGGGTAA
- a CDS encoding rhodanese-like domain-containing protein, with protein sequence MQQPQEPFKRIGIEEAKALMASGKVRVIDVRNPDEWVTGHIPQATHIPLPSIINNPDANLSGDRDQPQLFVCAVGERSAIACEVAAMLGYKEVYNLSGGTTEWIRAGNPVDH encoded by the coding sequence GTGCAGCAACCCCAGGAGCCGTTCAAGCGGATTGGGATCGAAGAAGCGAAGGCGCTCATGGCGTCCGGGAAGGTGCGCGTCATCGACGTGCGCAATCCGGACGAATGGGTGACGGGCCATATTCCACAGGCCACCCATATTCCGCTTCCCAGCATCATCAACAACCCGGACGCGAATCTATCGGGCGATCGTGATCAGCCACAGCTCTTTGTCTGCGCGGTCGGCGAGCGCAGCGCCATCGCGTGCGAAGTCGCGGCAATGTTGGGTTACAAAGAGGTCTACAACCTCTCTGGCGGCACAACTGAGTGGATTCGCGCCGGCAACCCCGTCGACCACTAG
- the hemE gene encoding uroporphyrinogen decarboxylase yields the protein MTGEERILSAAHLQPVDATPVWFMRQAGRCLADYRKLRERHDILTIAKTPELCAQVTQMPVDTFGVDAAVMYADIMLPLEGMGVPFIIEPEIGPIIDHPIRTAHDVARIRVIEAEEATPYVFEAIRLLRKELAGRAALVGFSGGPFTLACYLVEGRPSLGYAQAKRMMLAEPDLWGQLMDKVTEVVVRYLRAQVGAGLQLVQLFDSWVGVLSPRDYERSVLPYSARIFAAMRDLGVRTIHFGTATGGLLELMCRAGGDLISLDWRVSLDEAWARIGYARGVQGNLDPATLLAPFSVVKEAADDVLRRAAGRPGHIFNLGHGVLPDTNPDDLTRLVEYVHSASARA from the coding sequence ATGACCGGTGAGGAGCGAATCCTCTCCGCCGCGCACTTGCAGCCCGTCGACGCTACGCCCGTCTGGTTCATGCGGCAGGCCGGCCGGTGCTTGGCCGACTATCGCAAGCTCCGCGAGCGACACGACATTCTGACGATCGCGAAGACGCCGGAGCTCTGCGCCCAAGTCACGCAAATGCCAGTCGACACGTTCGGCGTCGACGCCGCGGTCATGTACGCCGACATCATGTTGCCGCTCGAGGGGATGGGCGTCCCGTTCATCATCGAGCCAGAGATCGGCCCCATCATCGACCATCCGATTCGCACCGCGCACGACGTCGCGCGCATCCGCGTCATCGAGGCCGAGGAAGCGACCCCGTACGTGTTCGAGGCGATTCGCCTTCTGCGCAAGGAGCTGGCCGGTCGCGCAGCGCTGGTCGGGTTCTCCGGCGGCCCCTTCACGCTGGCCTGCTATCTCGTCGAGGGCCGGCCCTCCCTCGGCTACGCCCAGGCGAAGCGAATGATGTTGGCCGAGCCGGACCTCTGGGGCCAGCTCATGGACAAGGTGACCGAGGTGGTGGTCCGCTACCTCAGGGCTCAGGTCGGCGCCGGTCTGCAGCTCGTCCAGCTCTTCGATAGTTGGGTGGGTGTGCTGAGCCCCCGAGATTACGAGCGGTCGGTCCTGCCATATTCGGCGCGGATCTTCGCGGCGATGCGCGATCTCGGCGTTCGGACGATCCACTTCGGTACAGCAACCGGCGGGCTGCTCGAGCTGATGTGTCGGGCGGGCGGCGATCTCATCAGCCTCGATTGGCGCGTTTCGCTCGACGAAGCCTGGGCCCGCATCGGATACGCGCGCGGGGTGCAGGGAAATCTGGATCCGGCGACGCTGCTTGCTCCGTTCTCCGTCGTCAAGGAGGCTGCCGACGATGTCCTGCGCCGAGCCGCGGGCCGGCCAGGTCACATCTTCAACCTCGGACACGGCGTGCTGCCGGACACCAACCCGGACGATCTCACACGCCTCGTGGAGTACGTTCACTCGGCCAGCGCCCGCGCATGA
- a CDS encoding xanthine dehydrogenase family protein molybdopterin-binding subunit, whose translation MKATTHDVIERLDGRAKVTGEAAYAADITRPGMLFAKVLRSVVPHARIVRIDAARARELPGVHTILTGADLPPVRVGRSMRDMPVLAQGKVRFVGEKVVAVAAESLDIAQQALDLIDVEYEELPAVYDPIDAMRPGAPLIHDPDEVRAQATPKQRVADYPNSVSAPVWGASETEVQAALDAAPFVFEHTFRTPVQHQGYIEPHSCLVELDDRGVAHIWASNKAPFLLLDYLRLGLGLSREQVEIHMLPLGGDFGGKGSFMDIPLAYFLAKASGRPVKLTMTFAEELMAGNPRHSAVVTVKSGFDRNGKLLARWTRAIYNSGGYAAFKPAPDATLPGIRGGGLGPYPVPVFRVEGHMVYTNTVPCGHMRAPGEAQPIHSVECHMDLCARAMGMDPLELRLINAPDDPRETPTGEPGSRPRAREALQAAARAIGWTKPRPNGVGRGIALVEVGNSLGEYMAAMTVARDGQIVLHTPIIENGAGMLTAFRTMAAEEFGLSLDRIRIEQTTDGIEYDRGVGGSRITRLIGRMIAILSERLQDRLAELVAAEFGYDASQVRREPGGFRTPDGRLLSTADAASLSPSDLDEVLRYTPSQFDVVEVYAAVGVEARVDLETGEVKPLRIVSAHEVGRIVNPVGHQGQIEGGLAQGFGYALCEGLRVEDGRVTTLNLQDYKLPVVIDLPEMETILLPPDPSLGITPIGEGPNCAMSAAIVNAVVDVVGRQVDIPISPEALAGR comes from the coding sequence GTGAAAGCGACTACGCATGATGTGATCGAGCGCCTCGACGGGCGCGCCAAGGTGACGGGCGAAGCCGCGTACGCGGCCGATATCACGCGGCCAGGCATGCTCTTCGCGAAGGTTCTGCGGAGCGTGGTGCCCCATGCCCGCATCGTTCGGATCGACGCGGCCAGGGCGCGGGAGCTACCAGGAGTCCACACGATCCTGACCGGCGCCGACCTGCCGCCAGTGCGCGTGGGCCGTTCGATGCGCGACATGCCCGTCCTCGCGCAGGGAAAGGTCCGATTTGTCGGCGAAAAGGTCGTTGCCGTGGCCGCGGAATCGCTCGACATTGCGCAGCAGGCGCTCGATCTGATCGACGTCGAGTACGAGGAGCTGCCGGCCGTGTACGACCCAATCGACGCGATGCGGCCGGGCGCCCCCTTGATCCACGATCCGGACGAGGTACGCGCGCAAGCCACACCCAAGCAGCGCGTTGCCGACTATCCGAACAGCGTCTCAGCGCCGGTCTGGGGCGCCAGCGAAACCGAAGTCCAGGCGGCGCTCGATGCCGCGCCGTTCGTGTTCGAGCACACGTTCCGCACGCCGGTTCAACACCAGGGCTACATCGAGCCACATTCATGCCTGGTGGAGCTTGATGATCGCGGGGTTGCCCATATCTGGGCCTCGAACAAAGCGCCATTTCTGTTGCTCGACTACTTGCGCCTCGGTCTCGGGCTCTCGCGAGAGCAGGTCGAGATCCACATGCTTCCCCTCGGCGGTGACTTCGGGGGCAAGGGCTCGTTCATGGACATCCCGCTTGCGTACTTCCTGGCGAAAGCCAGCGGTCGGCCGGTGAAGCTCACCATGACATTCGCGGAGGAGCTCATGGCGGGCAATCCCCGACACTCCGCCGTGGTAACGGTGAAGAGCGGGTTCGACCGCAACGGCAAGCTGCTGGCCAGGTGGACGCGAGCCATCTACAACAGCGGTGGGTATGCGGCGTTCAAACCCGCGCCCGACGCAACGCTGCCCGGCATTCGCGGCGGCGGCCTGGGCCCATACCCCGTGCCCGTCTTCCGCGTCGAAGGCCACATGGTGTACACGAACACCGTTCCGTGCGGGCACATGCGCGCGCCCGGCGAGGCCCAGCCGATCCACTCCGTCGAGTGCCACATGGACCTCTGCGCTCGGGCGATGGGCATGGATCCCCTGGAGCTCAGGCTCATCAATGCGCCGGACGATCCCCGTGAAACGCCGACCGGAGAGCCAGGGTCGCGGCCTCGGGCCCGAGAGGCGCTCCAAGCCGCTGCCCGGGCCATCGGCTGGACCAAGCCCCGGCCGAACGGCGTCGGTCGGGGCATCGCGCTCGTCGAGGTGGGCAATAGCCTCGGGGAATACATGGCCGCGATGACCGTTGCCCGCGATGGTCAGATCGTGCTCCACACCCCCATCATCGAAAACGGCGCAGGGATGCTGACCGCGTTTCGCACGATGGCGGCGGAAGAGTTCGGGCTTTCCCTCGACCGAATACGGATCGAGCAGACGACCGACGGGATCGAGTACGACCGGGGGGTTGGCGGAAGCCGCATCACTCGGCTCATCGGGCGGATGATCGCGATCCTCTCGGAGCGCCTACAGGATCGCCTCGCTGAGCTGGTCGCGGCAGAGTTCGGCTACGACGCGAGCCAGGTCAGGCGCGAGCCGGGCGGCTTCCGCACCCCGGATGGGCGACTCCTCAGCACGGCCGATGCCGCGTCCCTCTCGCCAAGCGACCTCGACGAGGTGCTCCGGTATACGCCGAGCCAGTTCGACGTCGTCGAGGTGTATGCAGCCGTCGGTGTTGAGGCGCGCGTAGATCTGGAGACGGGCGAGGTCAAACCGCTGCGCATTGTGAGCGCGCACGAGGTCGGGCGCATCGTGAACCCGGTCGGCCACCAGGGGCAGATCGAGGGCGGATTGGCGCAGGGATTTGGCTACGCTCTGTGCGAAGGGCTGCGCGTCGAAGATGGACGCGTCACGACGCTCAACCTCCAGGACTACAAGCTGCCGGTCGTGATCGACCTGCCGGAGATGGAGACGATTCTCCTCCCGCCGGATCCGAGCCTGGGCATCACGCCCATCGGCGAAGGCCCGAACTGCGCGATGTCCGCCGCGATCGTCAACGCGGTCGTGGACGTCGTCGGCCGCCAGGTCGACATCCCCATCTCACCGGAGGCCCTGGCCGGCAGATAA
- the egtD gene encoding L-histidine N(alpha)-methyltransferase: MAASGERLVLDRYVSDSGVLHGMAEEVARGLTAQPKWLPSKYFYDERGSALFEEITQLPEYYQTRTEAAILRAIAGALIARFGFGSLVEIGSGSATKTRLLLDAMERQGVLREYVPFDVSESILRASAEALLRAYPTLTVHGVVGDFQQHLDRVPPASSRRLAIFLGSTIGNLDREERRVFLSRVRGMLRVGDALLLGVDLVKDIARLEAAYNDAAGVTAEFNRNILCAINNALAADFIPDAYRHRAFFNMEEERIEMHLIPDSPQRVTLPACGIVVDIDPAETIRTEISCKFTRESTTEMLESAGLDLDEWHTDDQQLFALAVAVPRGA, encoded by the coding sequence ATGGCGGCGAGCGGCGAACGACTCGTCCTCGACCGCTATGTCAGCGACTCCGGAGTCCTCCATGGCATGGCGGAAGAGGTGGCGCGAGGACTGACCGCGCAGCCGAAATGGCTTCCGTCGAAGTACTTCTACGACGAGCGCGGATCCGCGTTGTTCGAGGAGATCACGCAGCTTCCTGAGTACTACCAGACGCGAACCGAGGCGGCGATCCTCCGGGCCATCGCGGGGGCGCTCATCGCTCGGTTCGGATTCGGGTCCCTCGTCGAGATCGGGTCCGGGTCCGCGACGAAGACGCGACTCCTCCTCGACGCGATGGAGCGTCAGGGCGTGCTCCGCGAGTACGTCCCATTTGACGTGAGTGAAAGCATACTTCGAGCGAGCGCCGAGGCGCTGCTCCGCGCGTATCCGACGCTCACTGTCCACGGTGTGGTCGGCGATTTTCAGCAGCATCTCGATCGCGTGCCGCCAGCTTCCAGCCGGCGGCTGGCTATTTTCCTGGGCAGCACCATCGGGAATCTCGACCGGGAGGAGCGCCGGGTCTTCCTTTCCCGCGTGCGCGGGATGCTGCGAGTCGGCGACGCGCTCCTGCTCGGAGTCGACCTGGTCAAGGATATCGCCCGCCTCGAGGCGGCCTACAACGATGCGGCGGGAGTTACGGCCGAATTCAATCGCAACATCCTGTGTGCTATCAACAACGCCCTGGCCGCCGACTTCATACCGGACGCCTACCGCCACCGGGCCTTCTTCAACATGGAGGAGGAGCGGATCGAGATGCACCTCATTCCCGACTCGCCGCAGCGTGTCACCCTACCGGCGTGTGGAATCGTCGTCGACATAGATCCCGCGGAGACCATTCGAACGGAGATCTCGTGCAAGTTCACGCGGGAATCGACGACCGAGATGCTGGAGAGCGCCGGGCTCGATCTCGACGAATGGCACACCGACGATCAGCAGCTTTTCGCCCTCGCAGTCGCCGTTCCGCGCGGAGCGTAG
- a CDS encoding Ig-like domain-containing protein — protein sequence MRVVGVLLYTAMVGVLSIALFIGTGAANGPAASAQSRVQVDIDTPAAGITLVNGRAITIGGWAVAPGGPDSGIASVDVYLDGPTGRHLGTATLGISRPDVASALGHPEWAKSGYNLDWIPREVSGGPHTVYVVASALAGDSASAALAVDSCGCGLTWEPSLTHPAFRSLGPLGWEVDTGGPGVWIDRNFNPFEF from the coding sequence ATGCGCGTGGTTGGCGTCCTCTTGTACACGGCAATGGTCGGTGTCCTCTCGATCGCGCTGTTTATTGGGACCGGGGCGGCGAACGGTCCAGCGGCGTCGGCTCAAAGTCGCGTGCAGGTGGACATCGATACGCCGGCCGCCGGGATCACCCTCGTGAACGGACGGGCCATAACCATCGGGGGCTGGGCGGTCGCGCCGGGCGGTCCCGATAGCGGCATTGCTTCGGTCGATGTGTATCTCGACGGCCCGACCGGACGGCACCTTGGAACGGCCACGCTCGGTATCTCTCGGCCTGACGTCGCGTCGGCGTTGGGACACCCCGAGTGGGCGAAGAGCGGGTACAACCTCGACTGGATTCCGCGCGAGGTCTCCGGTGGCCCACACACGGTCTACGTCGTCGCAAGCGCGCTGGCCGGTGACTCCGCCAGCGCGGCGCTGGCGGTGGACAGCTGTGGATGCGGGTTGACCTGGGAGCCGAGTCTCACGCACCCCGCGTTTCGGAGTCTGGGTCCCCTGGGCTGGGAGGTGGACACGGGCGGACCCGGCGTCTGGATCGATCGCAACTTCAACCCGTTCGAATTCTAG